The Francisella hispaniensis FSC454 genome includes the window AACTCTTCAAGTAAAAGATTATTCCCTGCAACACCGGAAATTATTGCGAACTTTTCTGTTGAAATATCACCCTGTAATATAATACTCAAAAGCTCTTGTGAGCCATGACTGAGTGGATATATAGCATCAAATCGATATTTTTTTAGTATAGTAGCAGTACTAGCGCCAACACTATAGATCTTTTTATTTTTAAATAATCCAATCGGATATTGGCTAAACAAGCTTTCAACAGCATATTTACTGGTAAAAACTAAACTTGTATAGTCAAGAACACTCTCAGTAATTTTTTGATAACAAATTTTGATAGTTGGTAAACTTAGCGCTAAAAGACCTTTTGTGCAGAGTTTTTCGGTTAAACTAACAGCATCATCCTGAGGTCGACAAACTAGTATTTTCATTTATTGATTTTGTTTAGCTGTAGCATATATATAATCAAGCATTGATCTTAAGCCATTTGCTCGCGTTGTACTTAAGTTATTGCCAAAACCTATTTGCTTAATAAAATCAGTATTTGAAGCCAGTATTTCTGTAGGAGTAGCATTATTATAAACTCTTAATAGCATTCCTATTAAACCAGAGACTATCAAAGCATCACTTGTAGCTATGAAATTTAGTCTACCTTGATCTATATTACTATCAAACCAAACCTGCGACTGGCAACCTTTTACTAAATTTTCTTCAGTTTTTTTGTTCTCAGGGAATTCTGGTAACTGCTTAGCTAATGAAATAACATAATCATACTTATCTTCCCAATCTTCAAAAAATGATAACTCCTCGACTAATTCTTGCTGTCTTTGAACGACTTGATTTCCCATCACTTTATTAATTTATTAATAGTATTTTTTGATTTAGAATATCTTACCATATACATATAAGTATATAAACTTATTAAAAAGTTAACCTATATGTGCCAAAAAAATACAATTGATATTTGATATAGCCTACTAGGTATAAAAATAGCATATTCTATCATCCCGAACTAGTTTCAGGTTGTAAATAAAATCAATACTTATAGTGAGATACTGAAATAAATTCAGCATGAGATTTTTGTGTGTAATTAGCTATAAATACAATAATCTTTCAAGCAATATTAAAATAATTAGTATTAGAGAGAAAAAGTTATAAAAAATATAAAAACTAGTTGACAGTCTCAAAAATCATCCATATAATACTTCACAAGTTCCCCGATAGCTCAGTCGGTAGAGCAGTTGACTGTTAATCAATTGGTCGGCGGTTCAAGTCCGTCTCGGGGAGCCACAAAATTTCAGAAAAATTTTTCCACAATACTAAAAAGTTTTACTTAGGGCTGTTTGGTAGTTTATATTTTTCTCCTCCTTTCTTATCTCTAAATTTATGAATTCTAAATAGCCCTAAGTGTGCCTATTACTAGCATATAAGAGTTATTTATATATCAATTCAGAAGTTTCAATTTAACTTATGCTATAAACTAGAATATAATCTGATTATCTAAACAAACAATTGGTTTTGATAAGATGATACTATTAATATTCTCAACAACTCTACTTAGCCTAATATTTGCGATAACAAATAAATATAAAATAGCTAAAACGCTGTTTTTTATATCACTAGGATTACTATTAGTGGTATTTATACCTCATACTATTAGATACATAAATATTCAGTTATAAGGAGATCAATATGAAAAAAGATATTTTAGATTTTTTTGACTCTTTAGCTATTATTGGCATCTGTATAATCTTAGCTATGGCTTTTTACTATCAGCTATTTCTTCAAGAATTACCTTGCGCCCTATGTGTATTTCAGCGAATGGCTTTAAGTTTATTAGCTTTTGGCTTGTTACTAAACCTAACTCACGGCAATAATTATAAGCATTATCTGCTTATAATTTTAGTTGCTTTATTAAATGCAGCTATGGCAATTACTCAGATACTTTTGCATATTGTTCCAGGCACTGGCAATTATGGTGAGGCAGTATTTTCATTACATATGTATACTTGGAATTTCATTGTAAGTATTATTTTCATCTTGTACGCTGCTATTTGCGGCTTAATCACCCCAAATGAAAATAAAAAGAAAAAACTAAGTATCTTAGCAAAACTAGCTATAATCCTAATCTTAATTCTAACATTAGCAAATACATTAAACGTATTTGTTGAATGTGGTCCACATTTATGTCCATCTGATCCAAATAGTTATTGGCTCTTTAGCCACTAAAATAATCATAAAATAATATTGACAAGCAAATTAATAAGCATATAATTATAAGTCCTTAAGATAATTTCTATCTTAGTACTGCAAATTATTTTAGTAATTGTTTAGAAGCTACAATTACTAGTTATAAAAATGACTCTAGGTAGTACTCCTTAGTTTTTTCATATCTCCTTAACTTCCTTCTACCTAGAGTCAATTTTTATATTTTATAAATTATTTTTTGCTATAATTTAGCTCATATTTTTATTTTTAGATTTATAGATCTTATGAAAGCAACACAAACTCTAATTGCTACAACAAAAGAACTTCCAAAAGAAGCCGTTTTAATTAGTCATCAATATATGCTCAAAGCTGGTCTTATCAAAAAACTAGCTTCTGGTATTTATACATGGATGCCACTAGGTCTAAAGGTACTCCAGAAAATCCAAGATATAGTGCGCGATGAGATGAACAAAGCTGGGGCAAGCGAGTTACTCTTACCAAGTATACTGCCTTCAGAGCTTTTACAAGAGACTCATCGCTGGGATAAATTTGGTCCAGAGCTTTTAAAATTACGTGATAGACATAATAGAGATTTCTGTTATGGTCCAACACATGAAGAACCAATTGTTGATATGGCTAGAGATACTATCAAAAGCTACAAACAATTACCTTTAAATCTTTATCAAATTCAAACTAAATTTAGAGATGAGATTCGTCCTCGCTTTGGTGTAATGCGTGCACGTGAATTTATTATGAAAGATGCTTATTCATTTCATGAAAATAGTCAATGTTTACGCAATACTTATAATATTATGTACACAACCTACTGCAACATCCTTGATAAAATAGGCTTAGCTTATCGCCCTGTTAAAGCTGATACTGGAGCTATAGGTGGTGATAATAGTCATGAGTTTCAGGTATTAGCAAACGCTGGTGAAGATATTATTTGCTATAGTAATGGTTCTGACTATGCTGCAAATATTGAGTTAGCTACTTATGCTAAGCCTGATCTAAGCAAAAGAGTAGTTTCTCAAAATTTAATTACAAAAATCCATACGCCTAATATTAAAACGATTGATAAACTTTGTAATCAAATGAATTTTGATATCAAACAGACAATTAAAACTATGATTATCAAGGATGCTAAAAACAACTTCTTTGCTTTAGTTATTCGTGGTGATCATGAATTAAACGAAACCAAGATTAATAAGCTTGAGCAAATTGTTGCACCATATACGTTAGCGACTAAAGAAGAGATTTTCTCACTATTTAATGCAAATCCTGGTTCACTTGGTATATATAACTGCCCTATTAGTATAATTGCTGACTACAGTGCGGTTGCAATTACTGATCTAGTTTGTGGCGCTAATCAAGATGATTATCACTTTACAAATGTAAACTGGGATAGAGATGTAACTAACTATCAAGTTGCTGATATTAGAAATGTAGTAACTGGTGATATCTCCCCTGATGGTAAAGGAACTCTAGAGCTTACAAATGGTATCGAGGTTGGTCATATTTTTGAGCTTGAAGATGTTTACTCAAAACCAATGAATGCAAATATAATCGGTCAAGATGGTAAATCTAAACCTATGCTTATGGGTTGTTATGGTTTCGGTGTATCACGTGTGATGGCAGCAGCAATCGAGCAATCTCATGATCAGAATGGAATTATATGGCCAGAAGCTATCGCCCCATACCAAGTTGCTATCCTGCCAATCAACTACAATAAATCAGATAAGGTTAAAGAAGTAGCAGATAAACTTTATCAAGATTTGCTTACAAATGGTATCGATGTACTTTTAGATGATAGAGGTGCTAGACCTGGTGTGATGTTTGCTGATGCTGATTTAATTGGATATTCTCATCATGTAGTAATTGGTGATAGGCTACTTGAGCAAGGACTGATTGAATATAAGAATCGCAAAACTCAAGAAAAACAAGAAATAACAGTTACAGAATTGATTAAGATTCTAAAATAAATCTTTCTATAATTTTCTTGTAGTTTATAAAGCTTCGAATATATTTTAAATACTAACGAATTTCGAATAATATTATTATTTTTATGTTTTAAAACATAATTTGCAATAGGTAAAGAAAAGTTAGATAAAGTTTACAACCACGCCATTTTTAGAAGAATAACAAACCAATTGTGTATTTTTTCTAAACAATGGTTTAGAAGAGACTATCTTTTATAGAATAGAATTAATGATACAATCATTACATAACTTACTACAATTCAACGATTAAGGAATAAAGTTATGAGTAATTTTGAATACAAAGTACATATTTCACTTCCAATGAAAAATAAAAAAGAGACTAAAGAGTTTTATACTAAACTAGGTTTTAATGTATTAGATTTTTCACCTTCTGAACTAATGGTTAATTTTTTTGAACAGCAAATAGCATTTCATGAATTAGGACCTTCGGGGATACTTAAATCTCCTAGTATTATAGCTAAAACTCCTAAAAATGATGATATTGCTATTCCATCTGCTCACTTTGGAGCTTTTATTACTGCTAAAGATTATCATGAAATGTTGAATAAACTAGAAAAAATGGATGTAAAGATAATATTTGGTCCAAATGTCTATAGTCAAAAAGATGGAATAGAGGAATATATGACATTTTTTGAAGATTGTAATGGTATTCCACTTGAGATTAAAGCAAGTAGTAATGATAAATATCCTATCGATAAAATCGCAGAATGGAGTCATACTAATACTCATTCATACAACAAATAGCTTTATAATAATTATCTACTCTATCAACTTGTAAATTATTAACTTAATTTATATTTATATCTTCATATTGACCTGGAATCATTAGAGAGCTTGATTTTTATTATTATAGTTAATAATTAGTCTATTGAGTGTAATTTTAAAGCATCAATACCATACAAAAAATCAACAATAGTACTTTATCAAAATTTATACTATAATCTAGTCAATATCTTTGTATCAAAAAAATTACTATGATTCAAGCAAAATCTCATATTGACACTACACCATCTGTATATGGCAAATTTGCTTTGATGGCTACTGAGCATAAAGCTATAAACTTCACTCAAGGCGCTCCTGATTTTGATACCCCAGAGTGGCTAATTGAGCGTACATACTTCTATATGCAGCAAGGCAAAAACCAATACTCTCCAATCCCAGGAGCTGTTACGCTACGCAATGCAATAGTACAAAAAACTAAGCGATGCTACGATATAGATATAACCATCGATAATGTAGCGATTACCGCAGGTGCACAAGAAGGTTTGTTTTGTGTAATTTCAGCTTATGTTGGTCAAGGTGATGAAGTTATTATGTTTGATCCAATATTTGATACTTATGCTGGAGTTACAAAGTTTAATCAAGGTAAATGTGTCAGACTAAAACTACTGCCAAATGGTAGAATTGATACAAAAGCTATTGTAAATGCTATTACAAATCGTACTAAACTTATAATTCTAAACTCTCCTCACAATCCAATGGGAACGGTTATATCCAGAGATGAATTCAAAGAAATTGCAAAGATTGTTAAAGATAAAGAACTTCTGGTAATCTCTGATGAAGTTTATGAACATATCTATGCTGGAGAGAGTTTTACAAGTGCTATACAAATACAAGAGTTACATCATAAGCTAGTAGTATTCCAATCTCTTGGCAAAACTTACAACGTCACTGGCTGGCGCCAAGGTGTAACTATTGCTCCCCCACAAGTAATAAAAAATATGCTTGCAATAAAGCAGTTTGCAACATTCTCCGCGACACATCCAATGCAATTAGCGTTAGCTGAGGGGATCCTAGAACATCCTGAATATTATGAGAACTTACATAAACTCTACAAAAAGCAAAATCAGTTATTAAGAGAAAACCTAAAAGGTACAAGATTCAAAATCCTTGACTGGCAAGGCTCGCCATTCCAAATTCTTGACTATAGTGATATAAGTAATCAAGATGGTGATAAATTCGCTAGTGATCTAATCAAAGAACATGGTGTCGGTTTAGTGCCAATATCATCACTTTTTGAGACTCCTCAAAATGGTCTTTTAAGATTATGTTTCGCTAAAAAAGATAATGACATAATCAAAGGAGCTAGAATCCTAGCGAATATCTAATATAAAAGAACTCTAAAATAAATCACCGATACTATCTTAGATTTTTTGATAGGATTTAAGTAGATTTTGGGTAATTTTAATGGGAAATATCAAAAATAGAATTTTAAAATTACCAATCATTTGTGTATTATACAGCTTAGCATTTATACCAATATCAGGCCATGCCAATAATTTATATTGCTATATAAATGGTGAGCTTCAAGGTGATAAACCTATTAATATTAAAAATATAGCTATAAAAAAAGTAAGATTCTTCGAAAATGGTATGCATAAGGATGGATATGCAGTTTCTCTTAAAGATTCTCAGGCTTTATTAAACTGCTGTAAAGAATTAGACTCAGAATTTAGTATCTTAGAAGGTGTTCCAATAGAAGCTCGAGTTGATAGAAATACTTGGTCTAGTTCAATTACTAATCTTGTCGGTAAACAATATGGTTACCCAATAGTTGTGAAAAATAAAAAAAACGAATATGTTAGATCTGCATATACTGTAGCTAAAGGTAATAAAGAAATTTTAAGTGTTAACAGCTATCTTAAAAAGAATGCTAATACAATAAATAAAAGGTCAGAAACTTATTTAGTTGAAAAGATTTATGGAGGGTTGAAACACTACTTTGACGGAGTTGTCGCAGGCGAAAAAATCTTCGAAGCAAAATATGGTGTTTCTGGTACTAGTAATTTTGTGGCTGATAATTATATAAAGAATCTTGCCAATATCAGAGGAGATAGAGGTATTTATAAACCATCTGAAGATGAAGTTGTTATTTATAGTAATAAAGAAGGAAAGAGATTATCTTTTAGAGCCAAAAACTATGAGCAATATATGACTATTGTTGAAAATATTACAGAATATGCAAATGAATATTTTGATAAAAATATAATAAAGATTTTATATGGAGGAACTGTAATATCATCAAATAATGCACCTCATGCTGTGCTTCTTGAAGTAACTATTGATAATTATGATAAAACAATAACTCTCAATATGGTTGATTCTCTAATATCACATGCTGCAAATAATGCTAGTTTTTCTGTATTACAATCGTTAAAGCAGGGACTTGAAAGAGTAAATTCATCTATTGCGTATATTGATAAAAATGATGCTCATAATATACCAAAGATTGCTAATAATACATACAAAGTAGAAACCTCTTTGGATAATATACATCTTCAAATGCCTTTACAAACAGATTGTGGCAGATATGTCGCGATTTGGATTGATGCTATTATTAATGGTATAGATTATAGAAAACTAAATTCTACAGATTATAATAAAACTTTAACAATTTTAAATTCTGCTAAAAAATTAGCTCTTCAAGATAATAGTTATGCTTCAAAGTCTCTTAATTCAACAGAGCAAAAACCGACAGACACTAAGTCTAGTAATATCGGTGATCTAGGTTTTGATAATATTGATCATCTAGATATAGTAAATGAAAATTTAGTGGAACCAGAGCTTACAGAGAGAGAAAAAATGTTAAGAAATATTTTTGAGATCACTAAAGAATAAATCAATTATACATAAAAGTTTCAAGTTTTATATATTGTTATGTATTAGCGTAGCGAATATTTCCTTCTATTATACCTACTAGAGCTGAAGATCTAATTGAGTTGCCTTGACTACCATATTTAATTGAAATTCTCGTAGCATTATTAGGTAACTTCTTCATTGCTACTTGTAGTGAATCTGTAGGATCACTATCACTAGCAGAATCTATCTCCGCGTCAGTACCATTATTTTTATTAACTGATATATCATATGGGTTACCTTTGTAATCAAATGTTTGACCATTTTGTATTGCTTGAAGAGTAGCATTATAAACAGTGTCAAAATTATAGTTAATAGTAGTTATATAATAACCATCTTCATACTGTGTTCCTTTGTCACTAGCACAACCTGAAATAATAGCTAATGCTACAGCCAAAAAAATTATATATATTTTTGATTTTAATACTTTCATATTATTTTGATATATAGTTTAGTTAAGTGCTATTATGTTATCACCTTATTTATTTGTCAATATACAAGATAGCTTTGTAATAGCATAAATTTACTATTAAATAATTTACTAAAGCTTGCTAAACTCTCTATAAAAATACAACTTTTTTTATATAAGGATAATAGCCATGTCAAAACTAAAAGTTAGTGTAATCCAATCAGATATTATCTGGGGTGATAAACAAGCAAATTATAATAAGCTAGAAAATACTATCGCGAATATTGACCAAGATACTGATGTTATCGTAATGTGTGAGATGTTTAATACTGGTTTTTATAATGAATCCAACTGATCAAGCAAGTACCCAACAAGACATCGTTAATTGGATGTACAGTCAAGTAAAGGGCAAAAATTATGCGATAGTCGGCAGTGCTGCTACTTATAATGATGATAAGATTGTTAATCGCCTGTATTTTGTAACCCCTGATAAACAAGTTTATACATATGATAAAAATCATCTTTTTATCCATGCAGGTGAAGACAAAAAGTATACAGCTGGCAATAAGCGTCAAATTGTTAATTATAAAGGTTTTAACATCCTTGTAACAGTTTGCTTTGACTTAAGATTCCCAGTATTTAACTGCAACAATAATGATTATGATATACTTATCAATGTCGCATGCTGGCCAGAATCTCGCCGTCAACATTGGCAAGCGTTACTAAAAGCTCGAGCTATAGAAAACCAAGCTTTTGTCATAGCATGTAATCGAGTTGGTAGCGATCCTAATTTTGACTATGCTGGTGATAGTATGATTATTGATTATAATGGTGATATCTTAGCTCATCAAGAATTCAAACAAGCTACTTTAAACGCAACTTTAGATAAAGATAAACAACTACAACATCGTAGTAAGTTTAATTTTCTTGCATCTCAGGATAAATTTACTCTTCACCTCTAATCGATTTTGCAAGGTTTTGCAATACTGCATTAACAAACTTATAGCCTTCTTCGGTACCCATACTATAACATATCTCAACATACTCTTTTATAATCACCTGATATGGATTTTCTAGACATTCTATCAGTTCTGCTATAGCTGCTTGTAAAACTGCATAATCAACATAATTAATTGATGCTACACCATTATTTGAGTTTTCTTGAATATATTTGTCTATAGTATCTTGATTTGATTTAACTGCATCTATGAGTCTATAGAAAAGATCCCAATCAGTATAGTGTCTATCAGCATTATCGGCATAGTACTGAACTTTAAGCTCAGCAAATGTATTATCAGCAACTCTCTTTTGGTACAAGGCTTGTACAGTATATAAACGAGCATTATTTCGAGCTCTAGCAGTAGTTTTCATAATTTTATGTAGATGTAGTTGATTAGCGAATTTTATAGCTTTCGATTATACCCTATTATAGATTATATATACAGTTCTTATGAGCTATTAATACTGCTAAAATAGTAAAGTTTTATATACCATTCTCTTAATATCTGTAATAAAATGTTCTCGACTAAAACACTTTATATCATTTCGTGAGGCGATTATGAAATTTAATATTATCTGTATGCTAGGATTAGCATTTATCCTTAACTCTTGTGTGAGTAATACCAACCCAGAAAATGTTGGTTTTGTAAAAACTCCATATACTTCTGGTAATGTCTCTTTAACACTTAAAAAAGGAGTAACTACCAAAGACCAAGTGATAAACGCTTTTGGCTCTCCTAATATAGTTACTCAAAATGCAAATGGTGAATCAGTATGGACATACCAAACCAATGCAACTGTTGAAAATGATGCTTCTAGAGATGGATTTTTAACTCTTCTTATCACAGGTGAAAATACTCAAGAGTCTGGTTTTATGCAATCACAAAAAACCATGACTATTATTATTACCTTCAAAGGTAATGTTGTTTCTGACTATAAATCATTATCAACTAACTTCTAGATGAGGCTTTTATAACTATGCTAAAAAAACTTACCCCATTAGTTTATTTGATTGTTTTAGTTTTATCTGGTTGTGCATCTTCAGGACCACAACAACCTAACTTAACACCTTTACAAATTCAGCTAATGCAAACAAAAGTCTTTAATGTTGATTTAAGAACCGCTTTTGATGCTACTGTCACAGTTATGCAAAATCTTGGTTATATAATTCAAGATGCTAATTTTGACACTGGAATAATCACTGCAAAGAGTACTCAAACCGCAAACTTCTGGGGTGATTCAGAATATACAGAAGCTACTGCCTTTATCCAACCTTATAGACAATCAAATAAAAACTCAAGTATAAGAATAAACTTTGTTGTTTATAACTCGATGCCAAATCCAAACCAGGGTGGAGCTCCGATAAATACTTCTTCAGCAATACTTGACCCGCAAGCTTATGAAAATGCTTTTGCTAAAATTCAACAGCAAATTTTTGTACAAACAGGCATTTCACCTGTTCTAACTCAACCGATTCAACAGGTTTCTTAAACACTCTCTATTTAGTCTAAAAACTAACTACACACAAAAATGTAATGCTGAATACTGAATCAACTCCAGCACATGTTTATTTCAGCATTTCACTATAAGTATTGATTTTATTGAGATCCTGAAACTAGTTAGAATGGAATGTATTACTTTTGTACCTAGTAG containing:
- a CDS encoding uroporphyrinogen-III synthase encodes the protein MKILVCRPQDDAVSLTEKLCTKGLLALSLPTIKICYQKITESVLDYTSLVFTSKYAVESLFSQYPIGLFKNKKIYSVGASTATILKKYRFDAIYPLSHGSQELLSIILQGDISTEKFAIISGVAGNNLLLEELSKLTQCHKFETYSRVFIDLDELVETYNKLFLHHQPDIIIATSLDVFKSLSRVFEKITTPKAATITITSPKMLKFVNQQGFKNTLKLEKLDNSYICQRILEFTEAKDVSRKKHPATK
- a CDS encoding SufE family protein, encoding MGNQVVQRQQELVEELSFFEDWEDKYDYVISLAKQLPEFPENKKTEENLVKGCQSQVWFDSNIDQGRLNFIATSDALIVSGLIGMLLRVYNNATPTEILASNTDFIKQIGFGNNLSTTRANGLRSMLDYIYATAKQNQ
- a CDS encoding disulfide bond formation protein B — translated: MKKDILDFFDSLAIIGICIILAMAFYYQLFLQELPCALCVFQRMALSLLAFGLLLNLTHGNNYKHYLLIILVALLNAAMAITQILLHIVPGTGNYGEAVFSLHMYTWNFIVSIIFILYAAICGLITPNENKKKKLSILAKLAIILILILTLANTLNVFVECGPHLCPSDPNSYWLFSH
- a CDS encoding proline--tRNA ligase yields the protein MKATQTLIATTKELPKEAVLISHQYMLKAGLIKKLASGIYTWMPLGLKVLQKIQDIVRDEMNKAGASELLLPSILPSELLQETHRWDKFGPELLKLRDRHNRDFCYGPTHEEPIVDMARDTIKSYKQLPLNLYQIQTKFRDEIRPRFGVMRAREFIMKDAYSFHENSQCLRNTYNIMYTTYCNILDKIGLAYRPVKADTGAIGGDNSHEFQVLANAGEDIICYSNGSDYAANIELATYAKPDLSKRVVSQNLITKIHTPNIKTIDKLCNQMNFDIKQTIKTMIIKDAKNNFFALVIRGDHELNETKINKLEQIVAPYTLATKEEIFSLFNANPGSLGIYNCPISIIADYSAVAITDLVCGANQDDYHFTNVNWDRDVTNYQVADIRNVVTGDISPDGKGTLELTNGIEVGHIFELEDVYSKPMNANIIGQDGKSKPMLMGCYGFGVSRVMAAAIEQSHDQNGIIWPEAIAPYQVAILPINYNKSDKVKEVADKLYQDLLTNGIDVLLDDRGARPGVMFADADLIGYSHHVVIGDRLLEQGLIEYKNRKTQEKQEITVTELIKILK
- a CDS encoding VOC family protein, producing the protein MSNFEYKVHISLPMKNKKETKEFYTKLGFNVLDFSPSELMVNFFEQQIAFHELGPSGILKSPSIIAKTPKNDDIAIPSAHFGAFITAKDYHEMLNKLEKMDVKIIFGPNVYSQKDGIEEYMTFFEDCNGIPLEIKASSNDKYPIDKIAEWSHTNTHSYNK
- a CDS encoding aminotransferase class I/II-fold pyridoxal phosphate-dependent enzyme, whose protein sequence is MIQAKSHIDTTPSVYGKFALMATEHKAINFTQGAPDFDTPEWLIERTYFYMQQGKNQYSPIPGAVTLRNAIVQKTKRCYDIDITIDNVAITAGAQEGLFCVISAYVGQGDEVIMFDPIFDTYAGVTKFNQGKCVRLKLLPNGRIDTKAIVNAITNRTKLIILNSPHNPMGTVISRDEFKEIAKIVKDKELLVISDEVYEHIYAGESFTSAIQIQELHHKLVVFQSLGKTYNVTGWRQGVTIAPPQVIKNMLAIKQFATFSATHPMQLALAEGILEHPEYYENLHKLYKKQNQLLRENLKGTRFKILDWQGSPFQILDYSDISNQDGDKFASDLIKEHGVGLVPISSLFETPQNGLLRLCFAKKDNDIIKGARILANI
- a CDS encoding DUF3568 family protein, translating into MKVLKSKIYIIFLAVALAIISGCASDKGTQYEDGYYITTINYNFDTVYNATLQAIQNGQTFDYKGNPYDISVNKNNGTDAEIDSASDSDPTDSLQVAMKKLPNNATRISIKYGSQGNSIRSSALVGIIEGNIRYANT
- the nusB gene encoding transcription antitermination factor NusB — translated: MKTTARARNNARLYTVQALYQKRVADNTFAELKVQYYADNADRHYTDWDLFYRLIDAVKSNQDTIDKYIQENSNNGVASINYVDYAVLQAAIAELIECLENPYQVIIKEYVEICYSMGTEEGYKFVNAVLQNLAKSIRGEE